One window of Panthera tigris isolate Pti1 chromosome C2, P.tigris_Pti1_mat1.1, whole genome shotgun sequence genomic DNA carries:
- the NEPRO gene encoding nucleolus and neural progenitor protein isoform X4 produces MVGLVSRLWVLYKGVLKRLTSLYEPLFGLLHEVSRIQPLPYFKDFTFPSDIAEFLGQPYFEVFKKKMPTAFAAKGVTKLLNKLFLTKNQSPRSSKETVHRISKKAKQMKINIQNNVDLGQPVKSKKIFKEKSSEFDLRAFCKQLKHKAIQETSVKCSQSKLKATKHSSQRASGTPCAKSFVQRFRGAKTFTQLSEEIQMAILWCRSKKLKAQASFLGNKLLKSNRLKHVEAQGHSLPKKLKCIKASICNCLLRGSGIKTSKHHLRQRRSQSRFLLGQKRLQRKLQLTLSKEIQQSPQGMQNATDSRKWKRSHCSVHRTDLYPNNKQLLRSRVSNPVIQTKEKQIHENLTGNNENETNSWTVMQMNKHNTSGTIKETDDIDDIFALMGV; encoded by the exons ATGGTTGGGCTGGTGAGCAGGTTATG GGTTCTCTATAAAGGTGTTTTAAAAAGGCTGACTTCTTTATATGAGCCATTGTTTGGATTGCTTCATGAAGTCTCTAGGATTCAACCACTGCCTTACTTCAAAGATTTTACCTTTCCTTCTGATATTGCCGAATTTTTAGGACAGCCCTATTTTGaggtctttaagaaaaaaatgcccaCAGCTTTTGCAGCTAAAGGAGTAACTAAATTgttaaataaactgtttttaacaaaaaatcaATCACCAAGGTCTAGCAAAGAAACTGTACACAGAATTTCCAAAAAAGCTAAGCAAATGAAGATCAATATACAGAATAATGTGGATCTTGGACAGCCAGTAAAGAGTAAGAAAATCTTCAAAG AGAAGTCATCAGAATTTGATTTGAGAGCTTTCTGCAAACAGCTGAAGCACAAGGCTATTCAG GAGACCAGCGTTAAATGTTCTCAGTCCAAACTAAAGGCAACCAAACATTCTTCTCAGAGAGCATCAGGAACTCCCTGTGCCAAAAGTTTTGTGCAAAGATTTCGAGGGGCTAAGACTTTCACTCAACTTTCTGAAGAAATCCAAATGGCAATTTTGTGGTGCAGGAGCAAAAAACTCAAGGCTCAGGCCTCCTTTCTGGGTAACAAACTTCTTAAAAGTAACCGGCTTAAACATGTGGAAGCTCAAGGCCATAG TTTACCAAAGAAACTAAAGTGCATAAAAGCATCTATTTGCAACTGCCTTCTTCGTGGCTCAGGAATCAAGACTTCAAAGCATCATTTGAGACAAAGAAGATCTCAGAGTAGATTTTTACTGGGACAGAAGAGACTGCAGAGAAAGTTGCAGTTGACTCTTTCAAAGGAAATTCAACAGTCCCCTCAAGGGATGCAGAATGCTACAGATAGCAGAAAATGGAAACGCTCACACTGTTCAGTTCATAGAACTGATCTCTACCCCAACAATAAGCAACTCTTGAGGAGCAGAGTTTCAAATCCTGTCATACAaactaaagagaaacaaattcatGAAAACCTTacaggaaacaatgaaaatgaaactaactcatggacagtgatgcaaatgaacaaacataatACATCAGGAACCATTAAGGAGACAGATGACATTGATGATATTTTTGCCTTAATGGGTGTTTAA